TTTAAAGCAGCAACCCGTGCTTCTACAACCGGACTGCAAAACCGCATTCTCACACCTTCGAGTCCCCCTAAGACGACACCACCAACTGGGGCTGAATTTTCACCGCCTTTGACAGCATCGTAATCTCTCGGCTGATTGGAATTTTCTGCCATCGCACTTTTACCTCTGCATTGTTACTAATATTCCCCAATTACTTGAGAAAGGCGCAGGGCTTGGACTATTTATGCCCCGCGTTAGCGTCAGAGAAGCGAAGTGCGTTAGCGCGTTAGCGGCTCTGTAAAGAGCATCGCGCCCCTCCATGCCATGTCCCCAAAAGACTGGTGCAATTTGAAGCGCCGAATATTTTATGCTACACTTGTAATACAAAACTATTGTTGTGGCTTCGTCTTTGGTGGTGTCGTGATGACAAAGATGTACAAATATCCCAGAACCTATCACATTGAAGGGTCGCGGTTCCAGCCAGGAGATGAAGATCTCGATAGCATACCATTTAGCGCGATCGCTAATAAATATGTAGTAATTGAAGAAAAAGTTGATGGTGCTAACGCCGCCATTAGCTTCAGTCCCGACGGTCAAATGCTCTTACAAAGTCGCGGACATTACCTAACAGGAGGAGAGAGGGAAAAACATTTTAACTTATTCAAACAGTGGGCATATAGTCATGCTTCTGCATTTTGGGAAGTGCTGGGAAGCCGCTACATTCTCTATGGCGAGTGGTTATATGCAAAGCACACAGTTTTTTACGACTATTTGCCGCACTACTTTTTAGAGTACGACGTGCTGGAAATTGAACAGCAACAATTCTTGAGTACGAGTAGCAGAAAGAAATTATTAGCAGGATTGCCCCTCGTTTCAGTTCCCGTCCTTATGACAGGCATTTTGCAGTCAAAAAAGCAAATGATGAATTTATTAGGGGAGTCAAACTATATCCAGCCGGGACATATAGAGAAGTTGCGGTTATTGTGTAGAGAGAAAGAGCTGGATGAGGAGCGAGCGCTCAAACAAACCGATACCAGCAGCACAATGGAAGGCTTGTATATAAAAGTAGAAGAAGGTGAGGTAGTGAATGCGCGTTATAAATATGTACGGGCGAGCTTTTTAACTACCATCTTGCAATCAGAAGGACATTGGCTAAATCGCCCTATTATCCCTAATCTGCTGCGTCCCGGTGTCGATTTATTTAGTTAAATTTCACTATACCCTCGTTCCCAGGCTGTGCCTGGGAACGAGAAAAACTAACAACTAACAACTACTTATGACTAATTTATTAACTCAATTAAACGAGACTTTCCCATTTTGTCCTACACCTCCAACATGGGAGTTAAATTGGGATGAAATAACCAACCATTTCGACTGCATAAGCAACCTAAAAGGATGCGTGCAAGATCCCATTCATCATGCGGAAGGAGATGTTTTCATTCACACCCGCATGGTGTGCGAAGCGTTAATTTCATTACCAGCTTGGCGTAACTTATCCAGTAGCGATCGCTCTATTCTTTTTGCAGCAGCTTTATTGCACGATATCGCCAAACCCGCATACACAAACATCGATGAAAATGGCAGAGTCTCCTCTAAAGGTCACGGTCGCCAAGGAGCAAGAATGGCAAGACAAGTTGTGTGGGAACTCGATCCGCCAATGCCATTTTATCAGCGAGAACAAGTATTTGCCTTAATACAATTAGGCAGTCTGCCAATGTGGTTTTTAGAGAAACAAAACCCGCAACAAGCAGTTATTAGAGCCAGTCAAGTTGTCCGGTGCGATTGGTTAGCAATATTGGCAGAAGCAGATGTTAGAGGACGCAGTTGCAACGACCAACAGGGAATCCTAGATCGAATTGAACTTTTTCGAGAATTTTGTCAGGAAAATAACTGTTTATCTCAACCCCGACCATTCCCCTCAGAACACAGTCGCTTTATCTACTTCCGCAAAGAAGATGGATATCCCGATTACCAAGCGTTTGACGACACGCAATTTGAAGTTGTTTTAATGTCAGGCTTGCCGGGAACTGGCAAAGATTACTGGATTCAGGAAAATCTTCAAGGGTGGCCTGTAATTTGTCTAGATGACTTGAGGAAAGAAATGAAAATTACTCCAGGAAAAACGCCAGGAATCGTGGTGGAAGAAGCAAAAAAAAGAGCGCGTGAGTATATGCGATCGCGCCGTTCTTTTGTCTGGAATGCCACTAATACCACTCGCTCAATGCGCCTGCAATTAATTGATTTTTTTGCTGGGTACAATGCCCGCATCCGCATTGTTTATCGAGAAGCAAACTTTGACGAATTGCTGCGGCGTAACCGCGAGAGGACAGCGATGGTTCCCGAAAATGTTATCCACAAACTTGCTGCCAAACTCGATATTCCCGACATAACCGAAGCACATCAAGTGCAGTGGGTAATTGACGCTTAATAGTAGATTTAGGGTGGGCATTACCTACGAACTTGATATTAAAAGGAGTTTATATGAATCGCCAAGAAGTTGAACAGAGATCAATTTTAATTGCTTTAACAGGATCTAGAGGCTACGGATTAGCTACTGAAACCTCCGACTACGACTATCGCGGCGTTTTTGTAGCCACAAAGCCTTATTACCTCGGCTTTGACCAGATTGAACAAAAAGACAGGGGTTGGACAGAAGAAGAAGGTTTGTTTACTTACCTCAGCAAAGACACTTGCATCTATGAATTGAAAAAATTTCTAGAACTTTCTGCTGATAACAATCCAAATATCCTAGAACTTCTCTGGTTTAAAGACTACGTGCATCTAACCGAAGTTGGCAAAACTTTGATGGAACACAAGCAAATGTTTTTATCAAAGAAAGTCAAGCACACCTATGCTGGCTACGGCTACGCACAACTCAAAAAATTAGAGTCTCACCGCAAATGGTTGCTGGAACCGCCAACCAGGAAACCTGAACCAGAAGACTTTGGGTTAGAACAAACTCCACCGCTGACCATAAGCGAAATTAATTCATTTCTGGAATATCTCTATCTATTAATTAGAGATAGGATTCAGTTTGTCGAGGAAGCACAGGAACTATATAAGCTGCTGACTGCGGATATTGATTTCAAAGGTGTATTGAAGCAGTACGCTTTACCAGAAGCAACCTTAGAATATACCCAAAAAATCACTAAGAGTTCAGAAAATTTCATTCACCGCCTGCAAAAAAGCCAGCAATATCAAAGCGCCCGCCGCGAGTATGATAACTATCAACAATGGAAGAAAAATCGCAATCCTGCACGGGCGGCGCTTGAAGCTAAAGTTGGTTATGATGCCAAATTTGCAATGCAGGCTATCCGGTTGTTAAGAACCGGGATTGAGATCTTAGAAACTCAAAAGGTGATAGTTGATAGGAGAGAAGCTGGTGATAGGGAGGAGTTGCTAGCTATTAAACGGGGCGATTATAGCTATGAAGAAACTATGGCGATCGCTAACAATTTATATAAAGGGCTTGATGTTGCTTATGAGAAGTCTACCCTACCAAGAGGTGTAGATAAAGACGCAATTAATCAACTTTGTATCGATCTAGTTGCAATGCAAGGATTGTGAAAATCGAGGCAGAGCCTCTAGATTTTCGTTCCCAGGCTCCAGCCTGGGAACGAGAGTTACACTAGCTTGCAGGCTAAAGCAGACAAGACTTACATGTGGAGGGGGCTTGGGGGACGCACCCGTCCCCCAACGGGGGGTGTGGGGGGAGACCCCCAATTCCGGGTTTTTCCAGCTAATGCGAACTACTGCATTAACGGCGGCGGCTACCAAACCCGCCAGAACGAGAAGGCGCACGCGATCGCCCACCACTACCAAAACCGCTGGGACGATTGGTGCGAGTAGGAGTAGAGCGATTAGAACGACGCAGAGTGCTAGAACCATAACCAGACCCCGTAGAACGGCTACCTTCGCTAGGCACTCGCCGAACCGTCGTCGGTCGATTGTTATATGAAGGCGATCGCAAGCGACCAGTCGTGCGTAAAACTTCACGATTTCTAACAGCTGGCGGTGGCGCTTGGTAGCGGCTTTGGTAACGATTTACCGCTTGCCCATAGCTACTGCCATATCCCCCATAACCCGTCATCATCCCACCTGGCTGATAAACAGGCGGCACGTAATATTGAGGTCTAAACAACAAGCTTCCTACAGCTTGACCTGCCAACGCTCCGGCAAAAGGAGCCCAGAAGTTAGATTGCTGACGCACTACAACAGTTTGGGGTTGACCAGTTTGAGGATCGTTTCTAGTTTCCGTTACGTTGTGAACGTACTCAATTTTAAAGTCTTCAGTCAGGTGTAGAGCTGCCTGACCGTTATTAACATTCAGAAAACTCTTTTTGCCTGCTTTGATTTCTTCATCTGTCAGACGAGCCATCTGCAAATCGGTAGTGCGATAAACAGGAGGCGAGCCTGCTGGAGTATCGAGCAACATTAAAGTGTATTCCCCATTACCATCATCGTAGGTAGCCTGTTGCACGGGATATTGTCCCTCAGCCAACCGATTTTGAGATGAGGTTGTATTGAAGGTTCTATTCTGAGATGGTTGATTAACAGATTGTCTGGGCGTTGGATCGCCGCCACAGCCAACTGTACCCAGACACAACGTCAGGGACATTAAAAGGATTGTCAACTTGCGTAACATAATTTTGTGATTGATTGTGACCAACAAGCTATTAGCCGAGTAATTTTTGATTGGTAATTTTGGATTTTAGATTATATAGCCAACCTAAAATCTAAAACAAACTTACAGGGGAATGAGTTCTGGAAAATTGAGCAATAGTTGATCGCTAGTCAGTTCATCGCCCAACCGTGCAGGGGAAAAGTGAACCTGTATAGCCCGCAACCTTTCCTGATAGTGCAAATTAATTATGGCTTTTAGACCAGCTTTAAGCGCACTGAGTTCGGCAAGATCGCCTTCTAACTCTGGTGCTTCTCCCTCGTAAGCTATGGTAATCATAACAACCAAGTTACGAGTTACTGGAAGCGTTAAAGGTTCATCTCTCCCAGTATTAGGTTGGCTGAAGTCGGGTTCGCTTAGGTAGCGCGAGGCAGAGTCAGTAAATAACTCATTCACGAAGTCGCCAGCTTCACCTTCACTCCAGAAAACATCGCCTTCATTGGCCGCAGATTGCCAGTAAGTATCGTTCTGTAATAGGTTTTGGCAAATTTCAACGAGTCCTTCTCCAAGGATGTTAATGTCGCCATCTGCTTCGATTGCTTCTCTACCAGCGCGATTGAGAATTCCTAACAGAGGTGCAACCTCTTGACCTGCTAAATGCATAAACAAACGGCAGACTACAAATCGCGTGCGTCCGGTAAGTCTATTCAAGCGATCGCCCCAAGAACTCATATTTTGCCTTGCCAGTAAATACAAATAATAGGTTTCAATTGAGCTATGTCTCCGATTTTACTTTGTGGCTAGAACACAGCCGTCTTCCCTCAGATTGGTCATTGGGAGTCCGGAGTCCGAAGTCTGGCCAGAGTTGCAGAATTATCACCAATTACCCATTCCCCAAAGGATAGTTGCCAGTAAACTCAACCTCAGAGTATTCTAACAAGGGCATTAGTTCGGTTTTTGGGCGGTAAATCACCATTGTTTTCTGGTTTTGATGACTTTACGCGCAGTCACGCTAGTGGCAGCGAAATTTCTCGCCATCGGTTTGATGGTTGGTCTTTAGACGAGCGAGATCCCCAGGTTATTAAAGTTTTGATGGCGGCGTGGGAATTCCTCTACCACTACTACTTTCGCGTAAAAACCGATGGTTGGCATCACCTACCTTCTAAGGGGGGCGTGCTGATTGTCGGTTCGCATAATGGGGGGTTGCTCGCACCCGATATGTTTATGTTTATGTATGACTGGTTTCGGCGGTATGGATGCGATCGCCCCGCCTATGGACTGATGCATCCAGCAGTTTGGAAGGTTTCTCATGCGATCGCAAAGGGTATAACCGGCGGACTGTTCTCGCTACCGTTAGAAGTCGAGGTCTCAACTTTAGCAGTCCAGTGCGGGGCAATCGTCGCTCACCCCAAAATGGCTCGCGCCGCCCTGCAACGCGGTGCAGCAGTTCTCGTCTATCCAGGCGGCGCCGAGGATGCGTTCCGTGCCCATCGCCTGCGCCATCAAATTTACTTTGCAGGACGCAAGGGATTCATCAAACTTGCATTGCAAGAAGGCGTGCCCATTGTGCCCGCAATTTCTAAAGGTGCCCACGATACTGTAATAATTCTGGATAACTATTATAAACAGGTGCGACAACTGCACGAGTGGGGATTGCCTTGGCTATTTGATATCGATCCTGTAGCGTTTCCGATTTACTTGGGGCTACCTTGGGGGCTGGGGATTGGCCCGATACCGCACATTCCTCTACCCGTACAGATTCACACGCGAGTGTGTAAGCCTATTGTATTCGAGCGTTACGGTTTTGCAGCAGCACGCGATCGCAAGTATGTAGATGCTTGCTACAACCAAGTCCTCACCCAAATGCAACTTGAACTCGACCGTCTAGTGCAAGATTGTTCCTAATAATTTGTCAGATTCATCGTTGTCCATCCCCCATTCCCCTTATCGAACCCTAGCTCTCAATTTTGAAGGCAAAATCCTTAGTAATTAACAAAACGGGGGTAGTGCGCCAGACTTATAGAGTCGGTCGTTGTCGGCAGCGATCGCTTGTTTGAATCTAAACTAAATTCTGTCTCCCAGTATTGGTCAAGTCTGAACGCACAGAGCCTGAGAGTTATTATCCATAAAAAAAATACAGCCAAATTCGCTGTCGATATTCATAAATTCTAAAATTTTCAACCCCCAGCGCTGTGTTAGCTTAAATCATCTGCCTGTGGTTGCTAAATTTGTTACAGAGCAGGGTAGCCGGAGCAACCGACTCCCCCGATCCCCCGCCATACCCTTGGGGTTGCTGGCTGAGGGAAAATGTCAACATTTTTCGTGTGAGGGTAATGGTGGAAAGACAGCAATTATTCAATAGCTTGTGGTTGAGCCTGACAACTGCGATATTAACAACTCAGCCTGTTTGGGCTAATACAATACTTGTAACTGCGGTAAGGATCGACCCTACAGACAGCGGGATGAAGGTGATCTTAGAGAGCAAAAAGAGCGCAACGCCTACCGTCTTTACTTCCAGTTACGGTAAAACTTTTGTTGCCGACATTGTAAATACCCAACTGCGCGTTGGCTCTGTGAATAACTTTCGGCAGGATAATCCTGCTGATGGAATTGCCGCGATTGCCGTGACATCTTTGACTCCCAACAGCATCAGAGTCGCTGTAACCGGGAAGGATGGAGTGCCTTTAGCCAGCATGCGCGGAGGTAAGGAAGGTTTAGTTCTCAGCTTGAAGGCAAGCTCTAACACCTCTGTTACTCAAGCGTCTATTCAGCCTTTAGTAAACGACACCTCCAGCAACGCCTCAAAAAATTCGGATGAGCAAACAGCACTTGTGGGATA
The window above is part of the Microcoleus sp. FACHB-831 genome. Proteins encoded here:
- a CDS encoding DNA polymerase beta superfamily protein; the encoded protein is MNRQEVEQRSILIALTGSRGYGLATETSDYDYRGVFVATKPYYLGFDQIEQKDRGWTEEEGLFTYLSKDTCIYELKKFLELSADNNPNILELLWFKDYVHLTEVGKTLMEHKQMFLSKKVKHTYAGYGYAQLKKLESHRKWLLEPPTRKPEPEDFGLEQTPPLTISEINSFLEYLYLLIRDRIQFVEEAQELYKLLTADIDFKGVLKQYALPEATLEYTQKITKSSENFIHRLQKSQQYQSARREYDNYQQWKKNRNPARAALEAKVGYDAKFAMQAIRLLRTGIEILETQKVIVDRREAGDREELLAIKRGDYSYEETMAIANNLYKGLDVAYEKSTLPRGVDKDAINQLCIDLVAMQGL
- a CDS encoding AAA family ATPase; amino-acid sequence: MTNLLTQLNETFPFCPTPPTWELNWDEITNHFDCISNLKGCVQDPIHHAEGDVFIHTRMVCEALISLPAWRNLSSSDRSILFAAALLHDIAKPAYTNIDENGRVSSKGHGRQGARMARQVVWELDPPMPFYQREQVFALIQLGSLPMWFLEKQNPQQAVIRASQVVRCDWLAILAEADVRGRSCNDQQGILDRIELFREFCQENNCLSQPRPFPSEHSRFIYFRKEDGYPDYQAFDDTQFEVVLMSGLPGTGKDYWIQENLQGWPVICLDDLRKEMKITPGKTPGIVVEEAKKRAREYMRSRRSFVWNATNTTRSMRLQLIDFFAGYNARIRIVYREANFDELLRRNRERTAMVPENVIHKLAAKLDIPDITEAHQVQWVIDA
- a CDS encoding RNA ligase family protein, with protein sequence MTKMYKYPRTYHIEGSRFQPGDEDLDSIPFSAIANKYVVIEEKVDGANAAISFSPDGQMLLQSRGHYLTGGEREKHFNLFKQWAYSHASAFWEVLGSRYILYGEWLYAKHTVFYDYLPHYFLEYDVLEIEQQQFLSTSSRKKLLAGLPLVSVPVLMTGILQSKKQMMNLLGESNYIQPGHIEKLRLLCREKELDEERALKQTDTSSTMEGLYIKVEEGEVVNARYKYVRASFLTTILQSEGHWLNRPIIPNLLRPGVDLFS
- a CDS encoding lysophospholipid acyltransferase family protein produces the protein MSRHRFDGWSLDERDPQVIKVLMAAWEFLYHYYFRVKTDGWHHLPSKGGVLIVGSHNGGLLAPDMFMFMYDWFRRYGCDRPAYGLMHPAVWKVSHAIAKGITGGLFSLPLEVEVSTLAVQCGAIVAHPKMARAALQRGAAVLVYPGGAEDAFRAHRLRHQIYFAGRKGFIKLALQEGVPIVPAISKGAHDTVIILDNYYKQVRQLHEWGLPWLFDIDPVAFPIYLGLPWGLGIGPIPHIPLPVQIHTRVCKPIVFERYGFAAARDRKYVDACYNQVLTQMQLELDRLVQDCS
- a CDS encoding DUF1517 domain-containing protein, which encodes MSSWGDRLNRLTGRTRFVVCRLFMHLAGQEVAPLLGILNRAGREAIEADGDINILGEGLVEICQNLLQNDTYWQSAANEGDVFWSEGEAGDFVNELFTDSASRYLSEPDFSQPNTGRDEPLTLPVTRNLVVMITIAYEGEAPELEGDLAELSALKAGLKAIINLHYQERLRAIQVHFSPARLGDELTSDQLLLNFPELIPL